In the genome of Mytilus edulis chromosome 14, xbMytEdul2.2, whole genome shotgun sequence, the window aaaaGCTGACGAGTTGGCAAAAACGGAGAAACAATAAAGAAATCTACTAACAAAAATTGTGTAACCATTAAGATTGTGAACGGGGAAACTTAAAAATCTAGTTGGTAGttgtaaaaatattatattagGAAAAGTCATCTTAATAAATGATGTTAAATTTGGGACgattttaagatattttattatGAAGCATAACATGCATAAGGTTAACAGAAATAAGTGTGTCTATTTAAGAATACAATGCAGcttgtttaaacatgttttgtgagatcctaaatatctagtcaatgtagaattaACAAACATACACATGCACAGCAATTCCGTGAATACTGTTTAACTATTATTTGAAGATGTTTAGACTTGTCAACGATGAAAAATAGGCTTCTGCAAGAGTTTGCTTTTGCGCGTCTCTTTTTTACGTTTGTTTTTGTGGTTTAGAAGTCAATAGTTAATGTTGATATTAAAAGACATCTGGGCTATTTAAATCCTATTTATATTCGGGCACGTGGATCTCAGtatctctttttattcaaaggtatgttaatatgaaaattaacttattattgaattttattaccaaaaaaataacaacaacaatcaATAGTttaatgaatgtaatattttattttacaacaaaTAGCACACAGGAAGCATACAACAATGCTTAAGATGATTACATGTAGTACATGAATAAACACTATTACAGTATTGCAAAGTATGATGTATTGCGTTCGTATGATTTATACCACGTGTCTTGGTTCCTTTTGATAAAATAACTTCATTCTGTTGTTAAATATTAACgaattatatcaaatatataatatagttacTTCAGCCTTTTTAcgtcttaaattttaaaataaagcggttttttttcaaacctccTTTGGTTGATATTTACTTATATGGTGTGTAATTCTATTAAAAACAGTTACTGTAACATTTGATCATGTACGAAACAAAAGGATGAAATAATCATGGTTttcaaacaattttcaaaaacttCAGAAAGGATGTtcgataaaaataatttaaaatgataATTAATCTGCAAGATTTCCCACTCAGTACGGACAAATCATGAACAATGGCGTCctgattatatttttattttgaatcttACCATTTTGCCATTATTCTGAATTTAACATAGCacttatatgtatataacatataaCGGCTACGCTTTTGATTGTTAAGCTTACAAAGTTTACAAGGTAGACAATATCCATTTGTTCACGAACAAAGGAAAATAAACCGTGTACAATTTACctataaaaaagggacgaaagataccaaagggacagttaaactcataaatcgaaaataaattgacaacgccatggctaaaaatgaaaaaaaaacaaacagacacacaatagtacacaacgtagaaaactaaagaataaacaacaccaaaaactagggttggtctcaggtgctccggaagggtaaacagatgtggcacccgtcgtgttacttatgtgacaacaaatccggtaaatagtctaattcggtaggtcacattcatgaaagggaaggggattgtagttacgacgtaaggaacatatccgatatcatttgtgaaacggttatttcataacggtaaaccaactcgtgatgggtATGTTaaaattacgaagggatgatttcaacttcactatttggatctcttggtttaatagctaccttgtgagcagcaaccctaaGTGTACAAATTGTTAATTGTACTTAGGCATTGACATATTAGAACTTTAATATCATCCTATTGGAAGGCTGTCGCCATGGTAACTCATTATGCCTCATTGTTATCAGCAAAATAACTCAAATATTTACATGTGATGCTAAGAATGatacaaatattaataattaataacaaaatgtaatcctgatataaaaaaatctaaatgataTTCTACGTTTATGGTTCAATTCAAATAGACAAACAGAGAGACAATAAATATGAAAAGTGTCCTTGGTCTTTTAAAAACAGTATTGCGTTAAATGATTATATCATTATTGCATTTGTTGATGTCcttaagaaataaaacaattctTTTAGAATAGCGTCATTAGCATATTATCGAACTTAAAACATAAAAGTATACATCATCATCTCAAACCAACTAGACACAATTATGTATTCACATGTATATATCTATGGTGGTGTTTAATAACACTTATATATGGAGCTCTGACTTCGTGGTATGGGCTTAAGTCACTTTAAAATGCCGGACGGTGacataaaattgttcatttctgagtcatttggtcaCTCGTGAAGATTTGTCTTATAAACATTAATACTAGATCTTCCTCTTTATTTTAGATCTAGCAggtctgcttttttttttatttacaagtcGTTTAAGTAAACACATGGTAAAGATACCGACCTTAACAAACACGCAGAGGTTTGAAAATAcctgttttgataaaaaaaaaaattgtttgcaaTTTCAGTTATCAATTGAAAGATATTACATTTAGGTAATAAGACAGCATTAAATTTTATAGGTGGTGGTCATAGGTGTATATACAGCAAATCAACAAAATATGTATCTAGATTACTAATGAAACATTTATcacaacaattaaaaaatatataaagcatcATACACGATATGGTTATTGATTGATTTTGAACTTTACACAAAACAAAGTACGGATAAACAATCTTCGACACGAGGCAGacatttaaaaactaaatataccatgtatacagacGAGACAAAAATGAATCTTTTACAAATGGGTTATAAGTTTATATAGTACATTGttggatacatgtatacattactCTCAGCCAACATAGTATTATCTATTTGAAAAATGATTAAGCTAATGACTTTCGAAATGATGTTTCGATATAAAATTgtgaaaggaaatggggaatttgtcaaagcgacaacaacccgaccatagagcagacaacaaccgaaagccaccaatgggtcttcaatgtagcgagaaactcccgtacccggagttgtccctcagctggccccttaaaaatatgtatacttgttcagtgataatgtacgtcatacttaactccgaattatacacattaaactaaaattaaaaagcatacaagactaaccaaggccagaggctcttgacttgggacatgcgcaaaattgtCAACATAGAAAAAAGTAACAACGAGGCTGAAAATGAAGAACATTTTATTTCTtagaaaaaaagatcaaagaaaattACAGCGAAGAGTATAATAATGAAATATGAATTTTATGAGACATTTTTAGTAAAAGGTAAGGTGGCTAGGAGGAgtctttattaaaattttaaaatttagtttttttataaaaaaaattatcatgcttttttcaaaaatatattaaaaaatatggtTCACCGGACTTTTTTTCACGCTACCAATTGTGCgcaattgtcagattttgtatagattatgcgtggaaaatccaattttgtgtgataaaaagaaatcGTACTATCAGAACTTTAAGATAAAATGTAAGAAGATTGCTCTTAtaacatgctttcagataagaaaaagaaaaaatggggtcaccgaacttgttttcttgcatgtatcaaaataggtaaattcataacactttctattgtaaaaattacttcatctgagttatctccccttatttggcaaattCGAAAAAAATCTCAACACAAACAAGGTGTTTTTGAGAAATTACAGCTGTAATTatgataaaacacacaattttctatattaatatcaaaagttttttttacatagattacaTACAACTCTCAAAATTTGACCATTTCATCAAATATCTAGACCAAAGTTATATGCCTCTTCAAAATCAAAGATAGAAGAAGACACCAGAACCACCTGAACTGTGATTGGCAAAATGCAAACTTAAAACTGTATATATACGAAAAAAATATTAGCGGAACAACATtgattttaaccaaaaaatataatcATCAATTCTAATCACAGCAATCCAGCAAATTAGTTTTTCATATTCATCTTATTGAAATCACTAAacacaacaaaataattttcatttagtTCAATCACATTTGTTTTGTCAGATCTACTATCACACACATCACATATCAAGCGGATAATCATTGCATTTAATTCTTAAATCGAAATTCCAGATCAGTGGATAGCAAATCAATTTTCAGGTTTATTTTGTAATGTAAtagttaaaaattcaaataagatGTTCAATAaggaaataaacaaattttaggaagaaaaaaaattggttattAAATTAGGATCCGATCTATGTAAACTTTTTTCTATACACCAACAGTTATATTGAGTTGTTTTGTTATCATTGAATAATAAAACAAGACTCTAAAGAAGCAAACACAACAACACATAAGAATCTAGCATGAAATATATACAACTCTCTGTAAGACACATTACACTTTAATATATTAGACAAATTGTTGTAGCACATGCTTTCTTGCACTCAGTGATCTTTGTCTTCTAaatcttttcttcttcttcaacTCAATTCAATAAATCTGTAAGGAGAAACATGTataattgagaaaggaaatggggaacatgtgaaagagacaacaaccccaccagaGAGCAGATACCATAATTCTAAAAATTACCAATAGAAAACCCAATCCAATTGTAATCAAAGAATTCACATACAGaaaattagttattttttttttttacattgacaaTGGATTTTTTAAGTGGAATTAAAgaagtagaaaatgtaaggaactatatttttttctacgcattcaaaGTTGATTTGATGCAACGTCATCGATAACGTCTTGACAACACCGATTGTTGAATGACTCGGAGGAGTGTAATAACAaagtttatttcacatgtgataTTGTAGGTTTGTATTTAACTGGAAAACCACGGTTATATATTACAAGTTATGTAATAAATACAATCATATAAAGATCTTCAAACAGGATAGATTCGTAAGTATGTATTCTCTATTGTTCACACTTTTTATACggccgtcaaaattttgacgggacgtattatgctATACAAATGTCCgttgtccgttcgtctgtccgtctgtccgtcgtaaacatgtcgcaccgtaacttgagaacgacttattcaaatttcatgaaacttaatatcgttgtttcttatgatgatcAAATTATCTGTATagattttggtgaaaataagattacaactttttgagttacggcactaaaacagggggggggggtgtttttttcacatgtcgcaccgtatatcaaaaacgatttttgattattgcttaaaactttacacaattcttagttatattaatcttaagatctgtatactttttggtgatgatttaaaatttcatttttgagttcttgagtattttgtaaaaaagggggagggtttttttacatgttgcaccgtatctcaaaaacgatttatgattattgcttaaaactttgcacacttctttgttatattaatctaaacatctgtatactttttggtgatgattcaaaattttattttagtgatatttaggttttttttagaaaaaaaagagggggttcATATGTCcctccgtatctcaaaaacaatatatggttaatGCTTAAagctttctcagaaactatttatgtttattgcataaaaatttcacacaagacgacgggcgtatcatgcgctcatggcccagctgtttatttttcaacCTGTGCTAAGCTATTAACATACATGAGTACTGGAGTTGAACTTgagtttgaaatattaaaaaacaaaaacaaaacaaaaatgtcccAAATGACAAAGATCGAAAAGCAAAGTAAGAAAACGAAATACGGAGACAATAAGAGACAGAAGTTAACTAACATTAATTAAACTAGTTatcttcaaacattttatttgtattaaatatgCAGTAATAATGGTgaacaaatttgacaaaaaaaaatgtcgtaATCTATAGTTATTAAGGATAGAGGAGCacacatgtaaaataaattcGTGCTTATCAAATATAGGtatcatttaaaattaaatatcgaCATATTTTGCTAATTATGGATATGTGATAACGACATAACCTTAAGGACGAAAACTAAGGTCGATAAAAAGATTTCTTATATTGCAACTGTCAAGAGCAACTGAAGTGATAACTCATAGAAATACTTCGTATTTCCCGTTCTTCGAGTAGGCGGAAAACTCGTGAAACTAACGACACACAGTTCTGTTTCCGAAATTCCACGTGAGGTGTGCAATTACGTTTACCTAGCCTTAAGtgataaatattagaaaaaatacCTGGGTGAACAAGTGATACatcaaaaaaatgtatgtatgatAGTCATAAACAAACATAACAATTCGTCCATTGCTGGATATGTCAGACTACTTAACTAATATATCTTTTGTAGCAATTACAACATGTGGTTGATGATGGTTCATCGAACTATAGTTAATTCCGTAAGTATGATTTAAGGTATCTGCAGGAAGATAAGTTATTTTTGTCAAATGAACATATCTTTTAAAACGTTAACGTTCGTATAAAACAGACGAAAACAAACTATAAATCCATGTGCAAAGTAAGAAATAATGAGGAAAAGGAAAACGATTTTAAAAATAGAATGCACTTATGTATTGAAAGACAGAtgaaatacaaagttaaaaaggAATGAGAAAGTTTGATCTACGATGTATGGTCATCGTAACATATCGGCTTTAGATTTACCTCAACAAAAAAGATACCAAACTTGTGTGTTCAATTTTCACAAAGATTTGGCAGTGTTTTGAGGAAAAAGCCTACACACTTCGTGATTTGTTTATTCTATTTGGGGCTAAAATAACATTGCAAAtgttacattgttataaattaaaataaatgtaaaactttCGAATCAAATCGAGAATTTAATATAAACATACGATCGTTCTTttgctacatgtatttaataaacatttgtaaAGAAAACAATAACTTACCTTTTTCACAGATAAATcgtattatcgctattttgtgcatttttcctttgatctttttttgtgataattttcatatcatgcttctcgcttgatatggaaaaattatcgctagaaactaagaagCCACGTGGCGTTGTTAACGAAATTGACAtcgaaattgacaacgtcgtcataggtaaaatagcgataaacagattatcattggtcatctcaactcgattgcttttctcactttcgctgtcccagctcaagcgagaaaatcaatctcgttgagataatcaacgataatctataagtaacTTGTGACAGTAGTAATCATTCCATATAAAGCCATTGTCATACCACAATTCAAGACAATGTTCATTGCCCATATCATTGCTTGGATGTCCACCGTACCAATCAGTAAATGTGATAACGTTCTGACTGTGTGACCATATCCAAACACCTTCTTTTTGTTGGTCAGTTCCACCTAACCAGTACCCTATAAATTGTATGAACACAGTATTAAACACTGTATTCCTTTATACATGTGATCCTCAATCCTATGcctcaagtttttttttttaaatatgttactATCATGTTAACTGTTCTATGTTTTGACGTAAGATATTATCAAAACGTCATTCGTGTATCTTCAAActatcaaagtaaaaaaaagactGCCGAACTTTGACGTGAATTAATCATACATGAGCTAAATTTCGTATTATTTGAAATAATGTAATAGGCCAAACTGTGAAACATATAGTTCCCTTAAATCTGTTCTGTCAGTTTCAGACATTTTCAACtttagagagccgtggtgtagtggttagtacatcggactactaacacaaatgttcctggttcgattcccgttgggatgaaaatttcaggtaCTCAATTTTCGGCTGTTCCTTGACATCATTTTCGAGTATGGTCTttaggaaacgatgatagtccgtgtgaaggggacgataaatggttggcccgtgttaagagagagccatatgtCTTGCACGTTTTAGACATTCTTGTGGATTTCAAAAAAAGAGTAGGATAATGCCACTAtaaggcagcactcgcatccgcaaagtggaaaaggattactataagttgcaaaacttgtttcccaatccattataaataaatatgcttaAACTTAAAACGTACATGTGTAGGATACTAAAGATAAGGTCTTCAAATATCAACTTTAACAACCGGTTAGCCGGTTAATCGGttgaacgattatccgagtaaccagTTACACAAAGCTGTTATATTTGGCAAGACcactaaacatatatatttaactgGTACGTCGAAATATCGTATGCACCATAAttttgatttatgacttttgaacagcggaatactactgttgcctttattttaattAAACGTGCTGGCATAACATGAAATCAAAATTGCTAAAAATtaaggagcctgtaaatcagtgacTGTCGcctgttgctgtatatcatatttattgttATTCAAACATACGGCGATTTGTTTTtcgaatatataatatatacaataacatttcataaatttttgtggCCTTTATTCTTTATTGGTTTCGCTCATCGTGTGTACTGATACCTATTGTTGATTAGATTTGCACCATTTTGTACTTTTTTAtctgtctgtctttttatttttagccatggcgttgtcagtttattttctatctatgagtttaactctccatatggtatctttcgtccctcttttatagctggctCAGTTACTTGCATCTTTATGCATTGAATATACATACTCGACACGCTTGCTGACATCTTAATAAAGTCGTTTTCACATTTTGAATCTACTTCTACAAGCATTCCTTCATCATCTTCGCAGGCAATctgtaatatatacatataatttgtctaaataacagcccaacaatgttagatctgtaatttTTTGGaagcaaatgttttgttcttccctgatCTGGATTCGAACACATCGAAATATCATGGCACCAAATCAACTTGAGCAATtccgacgcgctagaccactaGAACACATGGGCTCGACATAAATGTATATACTATTAGGTAGTTGTTTTTTCATCCAAATCGTATCACATAtttcatgtcgggaccttttattGCTTATTAAGCGGGAAATGTTCAGtttattgttaaaggccgtacagtgacttatagttggtatttctgtgtcagttgatgttttgtggagagttgtatcattggcaaaaGTACgacatttttttggttttaaacCTTAAGAAAAAATAAGCTTCAGATGATATACcaaaaattatcaataattttgaaaatcaaatttaataaaaaagaaagtgATAAAATAGTTTGTCTATTTACCCAAATAGAATATTACTAAAAGTCAAAGTAATGCAATCAATGTCcaataatatgaaataaatttcGAATAACCAACCTTAGCATCTGTCCAAGTTTTAAGTTCATCGCTGAAGTAATagcatttgttttcgttttttaaccATCCGTTTGGGCATTGAGGTGAATCTGAAATTTGATTATTAAGTAATTAGTGTTTAGAAAGAGATATTTACATGACATTACATAAGTTAAAGCAATTTTTAACGGTTTTTGAATGACTATCGAGAATACGATTCAATGACAAACATATGATTTGAAACTTAAATCGTTTCCGTTCATAAACGAAATTCGTTTTTGGTAATCACAAGCTTTGTTTCTATTATACATTTAACGGAAACTCTACAATGTAAAGTGTCTAAGACAGAACACTTGTGTTATGTTTGAACATTGTGcgaaataagaaaaagaaacacaTTCATAATGTACCTGTCTCAAgtgagtggttgtcgtttgttcataacggtcatattaattttttgtatattgttttcttttaaatttgtggCTAGATTCTCATTTGAATTGAATCATGTTAAGTATGTCGAGGCCTTCGATAGCTGATAATATGGTATAGGTTTTCTGTTTGTTTAAAGGTAGTACGATTGCGAATGATTACTTACATCAACCTTGTtggaactttggtggatagttgtcgaTATAGCAATCATACCCCATGTCCTAATGTTTATATTATAATCCTATGTATAAGTATACAAACAATGTTaatgataaattcaaaatagataccaggattgaaattttgcattttcgcTAGAAACTTGTTTTCCCTGCATAAGCCTCATCAGTGACGTTTgaagtaattttgttttaaagaggCCAAGAAAAGTTGAATAGCATAGATAACCATTTAATTACATAGAACCCATATGATTTATTTGCCTTAATAGTAGTTTGGTTTACAGAGTTGCATGTTTTGATATTGTTTCATGTAAACATGGTAGAGGTCACAAAGAACAGTTTATATCGCTACCTGTGTGTCGAGTACATTTTGACGCGCGATTCTACATTATATTGAATGTTAATATCGCCAGTTCTTAAGATCTTTTAATCGTTTATGTATGGATTTGACATACctaaataacattcaaaaataaggGAGTGTAGATTGAACAAActtaaataacatttaaaaataaggagGCAATAAATGAGGTTGTTTAATTTGATGTGTGcccttttgtgcttctttgtcaaatatctgtttgtttttattgtgattaagatacTTGTGGTATTTGTAAACTCTGTcgttattgtttatgtttatgtttcatttttgctatgtgctttgtatatatgccATTTTATGTTCCTAGTTACATATATGACATAGCTCTGTACctatacatcctgtcattgtaCTATTGTGTGGTACGTTTGTGTATAATTGTCTTTAATGATTGCTAATATGCTTGGTTAAAAtgtcattttgtgcttctttgtaacatatttatttgttttttgtgtagTGATTTAGATAATGACACACTATTGACTACTTTAGTTTTGACATCTTACCTATCGTGTATGGATGTTTTGTTTACGcgtcgttgtcaatatgatggaatttgatGCTACTATTATACAAGTGAAAgatttaactagctataaaaccaggtttaatccgccattttctacatttaaaaaatgcctgtaccaaatcaggaatataagAGTTGTTATCGTTTGATGGATTGAGCTTTCCATTTTATCATCTGGGATTAGgtacgttttgaatttttctgggagttcagttttttgtgattttacttttgtttataaaacgtctTGGCGAGCTGCGTTTGTTTGCATCTGGACCTTGATGTTCAATGgttgtcatttatttttgttgtttataaatgtctttcgtttctcgttttttaattAGACCGTTAGTGTATAACATCACAAATGTATTGCCGATACAATATGTAGGTGTTTAAACTTAAGGGGAGTGTTTTTCGCGGTTATAGGTAATCAGGTACCAGTT includes:
- the LOC139503255 gene encoding perlucin-like; the protein is MGVAQLNVVKRDYFTTKDRRILPNSTTIIQQKSRSLSACASFCSIHKACCVASYDQKATHCILDTSCCPESELSVGALMLKIRSDSPQCPNGWLKNENKCYYFSDELKTWTDAKIACEDDEGMLVEVDSKCENDFIKMSASVSRYWLGGTDQQKEGVWIWSHSQNVITFTDWYGGHPSNDMGNEHCLELWYDNGFIWNDYYCHKLLIDYR